A single window of Coleofasciculus sp. FACHB-1120 DNA harbors:
- the hisA gene encoding 1-(5-phosphoribosyl)-5-[(5-phosphoribosylamino)methylideneamino]imidazole-4-carboxamide isomerase, with amino-acid sequence MNVIPAIDLLEGRCVRLYQGDYARSQVFDDNPANIAKQWVEQGATRLHIVDLDGAKTGQLVNRQAIEAILQAVPGEIQVGGGLRDKNSVSQLLNMGVKQVILGTVAVEQPQLVEELCQEFPGQIIVGIDARNGRVATRGWLETSEVAAIDLAKQMQQLGAAAIIYTDIHRDGTLSGPNLEALRELANAISIPIVASGGVSSITDLLSLLGLAPLGVSGVIVGRALYTGDVSLKAALQAIGPGRIQDVPPDLGFSTFA; translated from the coding sequence ATGAATGTAATTCCAGCGATTGATTTGCTAGAAGGTCGGTGCGTGCGGTTATATCAGGGAGACTATGCGCGATCGCAAGTTTTTGATGACAACCCCGCAAATATTGCTAAACAGTGGGTAGAACAGGGGGCAACCCGACTCCATATCGTAGACCTAGACGGTGCGAAGACAGGTCAACTGGTCAACCGACAGGCAATTGAAGCGATTTTACAAGCAGTACCCGGAGAAATACAAGTCGGGGGCGGCTTGCGCGACAAAAACTCAGTCTCTCAGCTGCTAAACATGGGTGTGAAGCAGGTAATCTTGGGAACCGTAGCCGTAGAACAACCCCAACTGGTAGAAGAACTTTGCCAAGAATTTCCAGGGCAAATTATCGTAGGAATTGACGCCCGGAATGGACGAGTTGCCACGAGAGGCTGGTTAGAAACGTCTGAAGTGGCGGCTATCGATTTGGCTAAGCAAATGCAGCAATTAGGGGCTGCTGCCATTATCTACACCGATATTCATCGAGATGGCACGCTTTCTGGCCCTAATTTAGAGGCATTAAGAGAACTTGCCAATGCTATTTCTATCCCCATTGTTGCCTCTGGCGGTGTTAGCTCGATTACTGACTTGTTAAGTTTATTAGGACTCGCACCTTTGGGAGTCAGTGGTGTGATTGTAGGTCGCGCCCTCTACACAGGTGATGTTTCGCTCAAAGCCGCCTTGCAAGCAATCGGGCCAGGACGCATCCAAGATGTCCCGCCAGATTTGGGCTTTTCTACTTTTGCTTGA
- a CDS encoding PAS domain S-box protein translates to MRSLQANQQGAAQSAPRMDTFPQVLLSELPVGVLVMGAQGEIRFTNQAALDLLDLTADQMLDQTPLDPAWHVIQENGTPFQMKLHTAPVRAKQALLLLSTRQSLRKLVLGVYRPTKRDRVWLSVNTEPQLDPDGCVEQVVCTLSEITNQKASEQLSKINECFSGLGSDPDENINRITASAGELLGGAWAVYNRLHQGLLWSWGQWQTPSEFSNVGDPDGHLCYDVIQQGSDQTYVVQDLPNTSYAQTDPWVIPYQLQSYIGQAVRCAGEYIGSLCVVYQNQFVPTESDKKLMGIMAAAIGVEEERKREAVVWAQNEGKWRSLLQNSSNLITILEADGTIKYASPAIEGILGYKPKELIGKNTFDLVHPEDVSLVKSDFQGVLENLTTAISIEFRFQHKDGSWRYIEATHSNLVMDAPGVRIVVNSRDISDRKLAEAALIQSEAQLREKAAQLEQALHELQQTQSQLVQTEKMSSLGQLVAGVAHEINNPVSFIYGNLPYATEYTQDLLHLVHLYQQEYPEPTPAIQEAAEGLDIDFLSDDLPKLMNSMQVGAERIRQIVLSLRNFSRLDKAAREPFDLHNGIDNTLLLLQHRLKPKAGRTEIQIVKEYDNLPRVDCYAGQINQVFMNILSNSIDALEESIINGQWSVVSRKATDVPTIRIRTELANDNKVVIRITDNGPGIPPEVQQHIFDPFFTTKPVGQGTGLGLSISYQVVVEKHGGVLKCQSAPGEGTEFCIDLPVRLPQPD, encoded by the coding sequence ATGCGAAGTTTACAAGCGAATCAGCAAGGCGCTGCCCAATCAGCGCCCAGGATGGATACTTTTCCTCAGGTACTTCTGAGCGAACTGCCAGTTGGTGTGTTGGTGATGGGAGCGCAAGGGGAAATCCGCTTTACAAATCAGGCGGCACTGGACTTGCTGGATTTAACGGCAGACCAGATGCTAGATCAAACGCCGCTCGATCCCGCTTGGCACGTCATCCAAGAGAATGGAACACCATTTCAGATGAAACTCCATACGGCACCAGTCCGGGCAAAGCAAGCGTTGTTGCTGCTTTCGACCCGACAATCGCTGCGAAAGCTGGTGCTAGGGGTTTATAGACCGACAAAGCGCGATCGCGTCTGGCTATCTGTGAATACCGAACCGCAGTTAGATCCCGATGGTTGCGTCGAGCAAGTCGTCTGCACGCTGAGTGAAATCACCAACCAAAAAGCAAGCGAACAACTCTCAAAAATCAATGAATGTTTTTCGGGTCTTGGTTCCGACCCGGATGAGAATATTAACCGCATCACGGCATCCGCAGGGGAATTACTCGGTGGCGCTTGGGCAGTCTACAATCGGCTGCATCAAGGGTTACTGTGGTCTTGGGGTCAATGGCAAACCCCGTCGGAATTTTCAAATGTAGGCGATCCGGATGGGCATCTCTGTTATGACGTAATTCAGCAGGGAAGTGACCAGACCTATGTTGTTCAGGATTTGCCAAACACCTCCTACGCACAAACCGATCCTTGGGTAATTCCTTACCAATTACAAAGCTACATAGGGCAAGCTGTGAGATGCGCGGGTGAATATATCGGCTCACTTTGCGTGGTTTATCAGAACCAGTTTGTTCCCACAGAATCTGACAAGAAGCTGATGGGGATTATGGCTGCCGCAATTGGTGTAGAAGAAGAACGCAAGCGGGAAGCAGTGGTGTGGGCGCAAAATGAGGGGAAATGGCGATCGCTACTGCAAAACAGCTCTAATTTGATCACCATTTTGGAAGCCGATGGCACCATCAAATACGCCAGTCCTGCCATTGAAGGCATTTTAGGATACAAACCAAAAGAATTAATCGGCAAAAATACCTTTGATCTTGTTCACCCAGAGGACGTTTCTTTAGTCAAAAGCGATTTTCAAGGTGTCCTCGAAAATTTAACAACTGCTATATCCATTGAGTTTCGATTTCAGCACAAAGATGGTTCGTGGCGTTATATCGAAGCAACCCACAGCAATCTGGTGATGGATGCACCAGGGGTTCGCATTGTGGTGAACTCTCGTGACATTAGCGATCGCAAACTCGCTGAGGCAGCTTTAATTCAATCGGAAGCCCAGCTGAGAGAAAAAGCGGCTCAATTGGAACAAGCTTTACACGAACTGCAACAAACTCAAAGTCAACTGGTACAAACCGAAAAAATGTCCAGTTTGGGGCAGTTAGTCGCAGGTGTTGCCCACGAAATTAACAACCCCGTTTCCTTTATCTACGGGAATCTTCCCTACGCCACTGAGTATACTCAAGACCTGCTACACCTCGTTCACCTCTACCAACAGGAATATCCAGAACCAACACCCGCTATTCAAGAAGCAGCGGAAGGACTGGATATAGATTTCCTCAGTGACGACCTTCCAAAACTGATGAATTCCATGCAAGTGGGTGCTGAACGGATTCGGCAAATCGTGCTGAGCTTGAGGAACTTCTCTCGTCTAGATAAGGCGGCAAGAGAGCCTTTCGATCTTCACAATGGTATTGATAACACTTTACTTTTGTTGCAACATCGCCTGAAACCAAAAGCAGGACGCACTGAGATCCAGATAGTTAAAGAGTATGACAATCTGCCCCGTGTTGATTGCTATGCTGGGCAAATCAATCAGGTATTTATGAATATCCTGAGTAATTCGATTGATGCCCTAGAAGAGTCAATCATCAATGGTCAATGGTCAGTAGTCAGTCGGAAAGCAACTGACGTTCCTACCATTCGGATTCGCACGGAACTGGCAAATGACAATAAAGTGGTCATCCGGATTACTGATAATGGTCCGGGGATACCACCCGAAGTGCAGCAACATATATTTGACCCTTTCTTTACCACCAAACCAGTCGGTCAAGGTACCGGATTAGGGTTGTCAATCAGCTACCAGGTTGTTGTTGAAAAACACGGCGGGGTCCTGAAGTGCCAGTCGGCACCAGGAGAAGGAACGGAATTCTGCATTGATCTGCCCGTTCGTCTTCCCCAACCGGACTAA